Genomic window (Primulina eburnea isolate SZY01 chromosome 8, ASM2296580v1, whole genome shotgun sequence):
ATCGTCTTTAcaacttaaataaaaatatgcggAAGCGATAAACATAAACTAAGCTTTAAAACTTCTGGAATAACTCGAGATCTCCTACCATCCCCAAAATTTGCTCTTGCTCATCTTCATCCATTTGCTCTTCTTTCTTATCTGGGTGGGAATgaagtaaggggtgagtattttgggaaatactcagcaagtgggggccgatcgtGCATAACAAATATCGAGGATATACATACGAATAAATTATCGAATCTCAATATTAAGCATGTTGAATCAACTACTAACACAAATACGAATATAGCACTgaaaatcatctcattttctatggtttttactgatcagtcccctatatgttactcctctaaggggcgaggccaaaggaacggttattataacccaccgcatcagggcctaaacaaagcatatcaaagttcggaatttcctttaccatttctaaatcaaatcattacagtgcatttcaaataattcaacatgctttcaaatattataaCTGATATCGAAAAACGAATAATTCAAGGGATTTCATACcaaaaagaaattaaatatatcatgccgatcgaattttcaaagtcatatttaatttgttttcgaaatatatcatgctcacttAAAAAGAAAATAAGTGTGCCAaatcttttatataataatacatatatattcaaaagtccactttaaaaataaaaaatttatcgaTCCAtaagaccgtcttacaagattttttgtgttttatttaaTGTCGACTTGTTAAAAATTAACAAGATGGTGTTTTTTGCCCCGGTTTCATCAAAACAATAAATCTCTGCAGTGAGTAAGTGGACTCGGAAATTCTAAAGATAGTAATATTACAATATCTGGTATAAAATATTCAACCCAATCCTCCAAAATCTCTAAAATGAAGTTCCATTTTGTTGGTTACTCGTTTACTCAAATACACAAGTACAAAACAAGCAATAGATGTAAATCATgacatgtaataattttctaaaaaatgtGATTTATAATTAACTGGAAAATGAATAACACGTTTCGGAAAAAAAGAACCAAAATGTAATACAGACAACATCTGCAACATCATAGAGAGTATGGCAACTGGAGGAAAATCTAAAATTTGAAAGACAACTAAAAAATGCTGATCAAAGCGACGGCTGAAGTATTATCCCTCTGTTGAATTATATTTGGGATTTGCTTCACTCAAAACTTCTTCATACTACGCCAGTAATTTGTTGCTGATAACCTTTATTTTCTTAGCACCTCAAGATTTTGAGTGGCTTGTCTTATGAACGGTTAAGCAAACAAAGTCGAATTGCAGCGGTACTTTTTGAATCAGCATTCTTGAGCAAACTGAGAAGGTTTGCATCACGAATCTGCAGAAAATACGGTAGATTCGTCAAGGGTACtttgttttattttgagatCGAGATCAAGTCTTGggttgattttttatttttgttaccTTCATAAAAGCGAGATCTGTGAAGAACTTGACCATGTCTACCATACTGCCTTGAAGCTGTTTCTTGAGATTGATACAGCAATGGTCCTGAGAAACTACCCTTCTTCTTCTTATGGCCATAATCCTATTCAAATTCAGAGAATGAAATCATTTGTTTATGTCTCTCCTGATGCTGATGAAATGATAAATCTAATCATCTCACCACTGGCAATCCCTTCGACTCGTAAATATTAGATGGATCGAAATAATCAGACCCACTAAAATGCATCGGTTCTGCGAGAATGGCATTCATCGCGGCCTCATCACCTTGGATCCTGCCTGAAAACTTGTCATTTTCTTGCCGATCTGAGTTCACAGTATCGTGAACATGCAACACACTTGATGGTTCCGAAGGCCCAACTTTTTTACTTCTTGAATTGGGAAAAACATGTGATCTTGTAATTACGGCCCCCCGTTTTCGCCGTTTAACCCATTCAAAACCGTTCGTAGATGTTATATACCCGGGGACTGAATTGATGTTGGATCCTTGTGATTCTTGAGTCATTTTTGAAGCCTCCGATATAGTGTCGTAGGATTTATTGGATGCCATTTGGGACACGTTTCTACCTTTTTTTCTCTGAGCCGTATGGACGTTGGCCTCCACTCCCTACAAGAAAAAATGCGGCAAAATTAATGGGCTCGTTACTATCAACAGCTCACGCACACAAAAAAGACAGAGAGAGGAAGATGACCTCGGTCGGAACAGCTTTGTAGAAATCATGCGAAGTTTTATGGACTCTCCTAAGATTTCTTGAACCAGATTGTGCCAGTGCTCGGACACCATCCTTCTTCCTGGTAAAATGGAGGTTTATTTATCGAAGCTTTGAAATTGATGAACATAAAGAAGCAACTCTATTTAAAGATTATTGTTAATTTCTAGTCAAATTTTATGATGGAAAAGAAAAAAGGATATCACTGATTCTGAAAAGAACAAATTGTGTAATTCACCATTTTGATTCTTGTCGAAATTTGGCATCAATCTCTTTGTTCGGTGGGTACCTAGGCAAGCTCGATGGATCACATGCACGTGGTTTTGTATAGAAATACTGAAAGAAGAAACAAGATTCGGGCATAAATGATCCTATCAGATTCCTAAAGCTGAGgttccaaaagatttgaatccCCCATAACAGAAAAACCGAACTGATAATTCTGACAAAACTTACTTCATGATTTAGAGCAGAAGTAGTAGTTCCACGCTCGTCGGGTTCAATAGAAAGTAAGGTTTCTATAAGGCTAACTGCGTTTCTAGGAAACTCTTTGCATCTTTCTCGAAGAGTGCTTTCATAGGGAATCTGGGGCTTAAACATTGCAGCAAGAGGAAGTTTGCACCTTTTCCAGTAATCTTCCGTTGGAGAACCACATAGTTTGAAGATTTTATGTAACTGTTCAACCTGCAAAAGCAtgaaaaaaattgattaaaaaCACCAGTTTCTTGAATCAAATCTTGAACACGTAAACAGAAAATTGTACTTTCTTGATGTACAAGTGAATGTCCCATCAATTAGAACGATTCCACTAACCTCGGTTCTTCCTTTAAGAATAGCCCTTCCACTAAAAAGTTCAGCAAAAACACAACCTATACTCCATAAATCCACTGATTCCCCATAATTTGTTGACCCCAAAAGGAGTTCAGGAGGACGATACCATAATGTCACCACCCGACTAGTCAAAGGTTGCTCGTTTCCGGGTTTAAGAAAATTTGCAAGACCAAAATCTGCAATCTTCAAGATTCCTTCGTTGTTTATCAAGATATTGGATGACTTGATATCTCGATGCATTATACCTCGTGAGTGGCAATGCTTGACTCCATTCAATAGCTGTCTCATGTAGCATTTGATCTAAAAAACTCCAAAAAAAAACGTGtcattttctgaaaacgcaCAAGAAACCAAAGTTGCTTGAGTTCTGAACGAACCTGTGAAGCAGTGAACTTGATGTCGGGACAGGATAACAGCCCGGAAAGGTCGTGCTCCATATACTCGAAAACAAGGTACAAACTATAGGATAATCTGGAAGTAATTATACCCTCCAGTTTCACGACATTTGGATGATGAAGCTTGCGCAAAATCAAGATTTCGCGTGCCATGAATCTTACGCTGTCAGGTTGAAAATTGTCGAAACGCACCTTCTTCAGAGCAACCATCTTCCCAGTTTCCAAGTTCCGTGCTTGGTAAACATGGCTGTAAGTTCCTTGTCCAATCTATATATGTACAAACGTGTGCAATGTAAGTTTTCTAATCCAAAAATGTGAACTTTACCAATCAATTACTTAACAGTTAATATTGCACCCCCTTGCCTCAAGTGCCTCAAGTTTTGGGTCCGTCCCTGTAAATTTTACCTTTTCATATCTTTCAAAAGAGTCCGATTTCAAGGGCAGCCAGCCCTCAATGGCTTCACCAGCTACAGCGGAGAGCCAAGGTGGCCACCCAGCCAGCTGTTCTCCTTCCGCCCACCTCCCAAATTTAATGCTAAAAGGAGTCCTTTTACAAGAGGTCTCGCTCTTTAACGGTTGCAAACGCCCCGaataatcaataaaaaaatgCTGATTCGTCACATTATCTTTGCTTTCGCCCTCCACCAGATCATCCTTATCGGGCTCCTCCTTTATCTTCTCCAACGGCCCGAATACGGACTGGGAATGCAACGGAGCAGAGGCAGAAATACGTCCACACCTACGGCGTCGCACCGCATTTGCTGAGGATGAAAATGAAGCACCAAATGCAGGCGATTCATCAGATCTTGCCTTCTTTGAGCTGACACAACCCATGACCCAATAATACCCATCAAAAGGTTTCAACACCACAAGATTTCTGGGTGGACCCAGATGAGCATATGGGGCAGATGTTGAAGGGGTGGAATAAAGAAACACCCCTACAACAGCTTCATTGCAATTGGTTTtgacaaaagaaaaagaaaataatcTGCTGCCACAGAGAAACTATAAAATAAATGGGTAATGGGAAAGAGAGGAAAAGGGAAAGTCAAAGATTTTCATGCATTCCTTGTTTCTCTCATCTTGTGTATTTTTGTTGCGAGACATGCGGGTTGGACATTTGGACTTCGTGGGTCCGATAATCATGTTATTTGATTCAGATTCGTGATGTTTGTAAAATAATGCACAAGAAACGTAACGTGGCCATAGAGGTAAAGTGTGAGCATGTGACCACGaaacttgattattgtttcacAATACACAGTGTACGGTGCATATTTTATCATGCATCACATCACATGGTAAAAATGAAAAAACAAAAAGAGCATAATTCGAACTAGCAGGGGCACAATTTCCGCATGCATAAAGATTACCTTTTCTGTTGCCCACATAAATTTCACTTATATCACAAACTCATAAATGGTGCACGCACGTAACTTGCATCTTTTCAGTTACAGATTACaaatacttattcttgacaccGTGCATGTCCTAGTAGAATACCTAAACAGGAGTGCAAAAACTTTTAGCATACAAAGGACTTTACAGATCCAACATAATATTACAAATGCAAGTAGTAATCATATCAGGATTTAGAGATCAGGCGGCAGCAATTTGTTCTTCTTTGAGCTGTAGAGTCATCGGGATTTGGTCTATAGTCCCaaaatctatttttttatttgctATAGGATTCTCAGCAACCATTTTTTGCGCCTGAAACTGGTGAGAACTTGTATTGCCCGAGCCATGGCTGCTATATTTTCCTGCTGGGATATCGTGATTATGTTTACCCTCATACGTAGTAATGACACATTTGGGGTCTGCTGAAGCTCTCTCGACATGTTTCCTAACATCACAACCAGAATATGTACACCTATAGTAACTCCTGCAGAAAGGTTTTACATGATTCAATTATAACCTTAAAAGAAGGTTGGGTGATGTAAAATTTATGGGTTCTTGACTTTAAAAGGTCAAGTTCTACTTCAAATGTCTACAGAAATTGATGCTTGAATCCAATAAATTAATCAATCAAACCTTTGAAATTGAATTCGAAGGCCAATTTGGAAAGCAGTGTCAAGCTGCTGAAGTTGTACTATTTTATAAGGTGTTTttgataaaaattatttatctagAATGAACATATAGGAGCAACAAGATTATTGATCAAAACTTGTTTATGACATGTGCTAAATCAAGATCATGTCCTCTAGGACGCATATTTATGGGTCTAGAGGAGGCTCGAGAGGAAGCTTAGGTGACTGTCTTACAAATTTAATGAGGAGAAACCTGTATTTTCTAGAGAAGTGCACTTACGGAGCAAATGTTAGCCTAACATCCTGAGAAACCTAAAATTCCTAGCGACAAAACAAAATCCCGACTTGAAATTTCTCTATAAAGGAAACACGATATCATTATCCAATGTCCCTTATATTTGTCGGAAGATTCAGCATAAAGAGATGTTAAGATCAGAAGTAAACAATTAAATACACTTGTCGCCAACTAGTGAAG
Coding sequences:
- the LOC140838161 gene encoding cyclin-dependent kinase C-2 C-like, giving the protein MGCVSSKKARSDESPAFGASFSSSANAVRRRRCGRISASAPLHSQSVFGPLEKIKEEPDKDDLVEGESKDNVTNQHFFIDYSGRLQPLKSETSCKRTPFSIKFGRWAEGEQLAGWPPWLSAVAGEAIEGWLPLKSDSFERYEKIGQGTYSHVYQARNLETGKMVALKKVRFDNFQPDSVRFMAREILILRKLHHPNVVKLEGIITSRLSYSLYLVFEYMEHDLSGLLSCPDIKFTASQIKCYMRQLLNGVKHCHSRGIMHRDIKSSNILINNEGILKIADFGLANFLKPGNEQPLTSRVVTLWYRPPELLLGSTNYGESVDLWSIGCVFAELFSGRAILKGRTEVEQLHKIFKLCGSPTEDYWKRCKLPLAAMFKPQIPYESTLRERCKEFPRNAVSLIETLLSIEPDERGTTTSALNHEYFYTKPRACDPSSLPRYPPNKEIDAKFRQESKWKKDGVRALAQSGSRNLRRVHKTSHDFYKAVPTEGVEANVHTAQRKKGRNVSQMASNKSYDTISEASKMTQESQGSNINSVPGYITSTNGFEWVKRRKRGAVITRSHVFPNSRSKKVGPSEPSSVLHVHDTVNSDRQENDKFSGRIQGDEAAMNAILAEPMHFSGSDYFDPSNIYESKGLPVDYGHKKKKGSFSGPLLYQSQETASRQYGRHGQVLHRSRFYEDS